In Halictus rubicundus isolate RS-2024b chromosome 5, iyHalRubi1_principal, whole genome shotgun sequence, one genomic interval encodes:
- the LOC143354329 gene encoding protein lifeguard 3-like, whose amino-acid sequence MQGNRADQQLVPGPPQLPPLYRGQKIQTGPYTVTVTDEMVAQRERENQELYRAWREQQQRRAMGPDGDGTVYMGDFKHEEVRRSFVRKVFLILTLQLIFTAAVISVFLFVDAARKFMILHWWIWIIAFLCFTISYCAVSCSTHARRTPPLNYILLCKLTIALSYLAAFASVSYDVEIILMALGMTSAITFGIGLLATFSKFDLTMRTGLMMIVGLASMLGIVVMIIVLIFTYIRIMHILISIIGMIMLSMYLYFDVQTIMGGRRLEIQPDEVVFATVQIYVDIVLLYQYVLMFMAKAVLQYKEEGKVLDMQAINVPYRYTGQGLARLLAETAFTYAIVNYYYMFLTCDYMQKYYLAIKNPDLEELIIGPTNILEGPDSEPLDHDVIYKLPDPEDFLIYST is encoded by the exons ATGCAAGGGAATCGAGCAGATCAACAACTCGTACCGGGCCCTCCACAATTACCGCCATTGTACAGGGGGCAGAAAATTCAGACG GGACCGTATACCGTTACCGTTACCGATGAGATGGTagcacagagagaaagagaaaaccaGGAATTGTATAGAGCTTGGCGCGAGCAACAACAAAGGAGAGCAATGGGACCAGATGGGGATGGAACCGTTTATATGGGTGACTTTAAACATGAAGAAGTGAGGAGAAGCTTCGTTAGgaaagtcttcttaatattaACGCTTCAGTTAATATTTACAGCGGCTGTTATATCAGTTTTTCTCTTTGT GGATGCTGCAAGAAAGTTTATGATTCTACATTGGTGGATATGGATTATAGCATT TCTGTGCTTCACTATTTCTTACTGCGCTGTGTCTTGTTCCACACATGCTAGACGCACACCACCTTTAAATTATATATTGCTATGCAAATTG ACAATAGCCCTTTCATATTTAGCTGCGTTCGCGTCTGTCTCGTACGACGTTGAAATCATCTTAATGGCACTAGGTATGACATCGGCAATTACGTTTGGAATTGGTCTTTTGGCAACGTTTTCGAAG TTTGATTTGACTATGAGAACTGGACTGATGATGATTGTTGGACTCGCTTCTATGCTTGGCATTGTTGTGATGATAATAGTGCTTATCTTTACGTACATTAGAATAATGCACATTCTGATTTCTATTATAGGAATGATCATGTTATCAATG tatttatACTTCGATGTACAAACAATTATGGGTGGACGAAGACTAGAGATACAACCCGACGAAGTTGTATTTGCAACGGTCCAAATTTATGTCGACATTGTATTGTTGTACCAATATGTTCTAATGTTCATGG CAAAAGCTGTGCTCCAGTATAAAGAGGAAGGAAAGGTCTTGGATATGCAAGCGATTAATGTGCCTTATAGATATACAGGACAAGGTTTAGCTCGACTACTCGCAGaa ACAGCATTTACATACGCGATAGTAAATTACTATTATATGTTCTTGACCTGTGACTACATGCAAAAGTACTATCTTGCAATTAAGAATCCTGATCTAGAAGAATTGATTATTGGGCCGACAAATATACTAGAAGGACCTGATTCTGAACCTTTGGATCACGACGTTATTTACAAGCTACCGGATCCTGAAGATTTTTTGATATATTCTACATAG
- the LOC143354323 gene encoding tetratricopeptide repeat protein 21B, producing MEEIEYTTIIEWYCRQFYYTGMLTYCKEACEAYPTSDRLRILLSLAYALTGRTHEAIKECSPVLSNADATLAALVLQNIAYASSDNLERTTLMQIETRIRDERRKSSPNALSLAALVLLLSQKAEKAKDYIEKAYKLDSSNTNVVLVKGWVDLFTVNKTAADRPNTFEMILEEHPKNVYALLGSAKYKQQHGDSAGAILTLNSLIVRYPKLHLPLVEKLHNQLATKDWDQVLETANRISSIDSNNLDSLKARAFITFCRNGNHEDGLKDLQTYFRHLILTETRNVTVLISNVQLFSRLACKDREILSELARTVDRALQQNPKNADLMVELGNLFVSQGNSKEAEHYYKSAVKINESSFSALIGLAQCQLLDNSIEGLDLAQQQIDFLMEMQSNSSNAELLFMSAKVKSAAPSQALTDLDNAATIILNNCKYIPYGYDYIKKLNPDLCLDICKQRLVYSVTNNVTNLEEKVLNDKEPCLYLLEQLTNAYPGLTAAQLLLSKAKIQSGELESASLILKNILNNVDPSNAEAHLLMAQILACQRNYQLASQSLEVGLSYNFKIRDNPIYHLIAGIVQKENKDIEGAIKSFQTAMSYAGLQPHETNVETVRISASDVAALYLELIFAYGKMRRFDEAVAVIQEANSRLGNTIEEGRILIGNAELLLEMGELDEAIECLSKVTPDQPYYLQAHTRLAEINLKHKKDRLAFAMCFRELVEHCPGPKTYSMLGDAYISIQEPERAIEAYEQALKQNPINKLHTASKLGKALVKTHQYTKAINYYWDVIKQENFKGLKLDLAKLFVTMKQYDKAEATLVQELQDGRRDSDLTSLEVRGQLLLLLAKTREKADNIQGALSALKEAKENQHRYIQRLGSSTLEDEKQILANICLTMADYSSSLRDYDQAILYYKEALNYKPADVQALLSLAKIYMQTNSLDRCAQSCTALLNADPNNEAASIMMADLAFRKVDFDTAAYHFKQLLMKQPMYWTALARLIEVSRRTGNMDDLEEWLHRAELESSGSNLAAGYYYCAGLLDWRMGRLNSALRQFNFARRDPEWGQQAIYNMIEICLDPDDDSSLSNEVFNDEDSEYQDARTMALKTAYRLLQELNPKGSPHEMLTHRLLSNFFLLTTKQKSNIEKALQDCTALASQEALRDHVGPALGMAMAHILLKQTPRARNHLKRVSKNIWTFEDAEYLERCWLLLADIYVQSNKYDLANELLKRVLQHNATCVRAHELSGHIAEKEQNYREAALQYCQAWKYGGKSKPSVAYKLAYCSMKAKAYAEAIDACNEILKQNPDYPRIRKDILEKCINNLRT from the exons ATGGAGGAAATAGAATATACGACCATTATCGAGTGGTACTGTCGTCAATTTTATTACACCGGTATGTTAACGTATTGTAAAGAAGCGTGCGAAGCATATCCAACGAGCGACCGTCTTCGAATTCTGTTGAGTCTCGCGTATGCATTAACCGGGAGAACTCACGAGGCGATTAAAGAATGTTCACCTGTATTGAGCAATGCGGATGCAACTTTAGCAGCGTTGGTTCTCCAGAACATTGCATACGCGAGCAGCGACAACCTTGAAAGGACTACGCTGATGCAAATTGAAACCAGGATCAGAGACGAGAGAAGAAAATCATCGCCGAATGCATTGTCACTGGCAGCATTGGTGCTGCTTTTATCCCAGAAAGCCGAGAAAGCTAAAGATTACATAGAGAAAGCTTACAAGCTAGATTCGTCCAATACAAATGTTGTTCTCGTTAAAGGCTGGGTAGATCTGTTCACGGTGAACAAGACCGCAGCGGACAGGCCTAACACTTTCGAAATGATTTTAGAAGAACACCCAAAAAACGTGTACGCTCTCCTCGGCTCTGCAAAGTACAAGCAGCAGCATGGCGACAGTGCAGGAGCAATATTAACATTGAATTCACTGATAGTACGTTACCCTAAGCTGCACCTGCCTTTAGTAGAGAAATTGCACAATCAATTGGCCACAAAGGATTGGGACCAGGTTCTGGAGACGGCGAACAGGATATCGTCCATCGACTCGAACAATCTGGACTCCCTGAAAGCACGAGCGTTCATCACGTTTTGCAGAAATGGGAATCACGAAGACGGATTGAAGGATCTTCAGACGTACTTCAGGCATTTGATCCTGACAGAGACGCGGAACGTTACCGTATTGATTAGCAACGTCCAACTGTTCTCGCGATTGGCGTGCAAGGATCGCGAGATCCTGTCCGAGCTTGCGAGAACGGTGGACCGAGCGTTGCAGCAGAATCCTAAGAACGCGGACCTCATGGTCGAGCTGGGAAATTTGTTCGTGTCGCAGGGAAACTCGAAGGAGGCAGAGCATTATTACAAAAGCGCTGTTAAGATAAACGAGTCGTCCTTCTCGGCTCTGATAGGCCTGGCGCAGTGTCAGCTCTTAGACAACTCCATCGAAGGGCTGGACTTGGCGCAACAGCAAATCGACTTCCTGATGGAGATGCAATCGAACTCGTCGAACGCGGAGCTGCTCTTCATGTCCGCCAAAGTGAAATCCGCGGCTCCGAGTCAGGCTCTCACCGACTTGGATAACGCGGCTACTATTATTTTGAACAACTGCAAGTACATACCTTACGGATACGATTATATAAAAAAGTTGAATCCTGACTTGTGCCTGGACATCTGCAAGCAACGTTTGGTCTACTCTGTAACGAACAACGTAACGAATCTAGAGGAGAAGGTGTTGAACGACAAAGAGCCGTGTTTGTATCTGTTGGAGCAGCTGACGAACGCCTATCCTGGATTAACAGCAGCGCAATTGTTGCTCAGCAAAGCTAAGATACAGAGCGGCGAGTTGGAGAGCGCTAGCCTAATACTGAAGAACATTCTGAACAACGTAGACCCGTCGAACGCTGAAGCGCATTTGTTAATGGCTCAGATTTTGGCCTGCCAGAGGAACTATCAGCTGGCTTCGCAGAGTCTCGAAGTCGGTCTCAGCTACAATTTCAAAATCCGGGACAATCCCATTTACCATTTGATCGCGGGGATTGTCCAGAAAGAAAATAAGGACATCGAGGGTGCTATAAAAAGCTTCCAAACCGCCATGTCCTATGCAGGACTGCAGCCCCACGAGACCAATGTTGAGACTGTGCGTATCTCGGCCTCGGATGTCGCAGCGCTGTATCTTGAACTGATCTTTGCTTATGGGAAAATGAGACGATTCGACGAAGCTGTCGCCGTGATACAGGAAGCGAATTCGAGACTCGGGAACACTATCGAGGAAGGTAGAATACTGATAGGAAACGCGGAGCTGCTTTTAGAGATGGGGGAGTTAGACGAGGCCATCGAATGCTTGTCGAAAGTCACTCCGGATCAGCCTTACTATCTGCAAGCGCATACTCGTTTAGCTGAGATCAACTTGAAGCACAAGAAGGACCGCCTCGCCTTTGCCATGTGTTTCAG GGAATTGGTGGAGCACTGTCCAGGTCCAAAGACGTACAGCATGTTAGGCGACGCGTACATCTCTATACAGGAACCGGAAAGAGCCATAGAGGCGTACGAGCAAGCCTTGAAGCAGAATCCCATAAATAAATTGCATACCGCTAGTAAGCTAGGGAAGGCTTTGGTGAAAACACATCAGTACACGAAGGCTATCAATTATTACTGGGACGTGATCAAACAAGAAAACTTCAAGGGATTGAAACTGGACCTGGCCAAGTTGTTTGTCACGATGAAACAGTACGACAAAGCGGAAGCTACATTGGTACAGGAACTGCAAG ATGGACGACGGGATTCCGATTTAACGAGCTTGGAAGTGCGTGGTCAGCTGTTGCTACTGCTGGCAAAAACCAGAGAGAAAGCGGACAATATCCAGGGTGCTCTGTCCGCGTTGAAAGAGGCCAAGGAGAACCAGCACAGATACATACAGCGTCTAGGAAGCTCCACGTTGGAGGACGAGAAGCAGATCTTGGCGAATATTTGTCTGACCATGGCCGACTATTCGTCGTCCCTGAGGGACTACGATCAAGCTATACTGTACTACAAGGAGGCCTTGAATTACAAACCCGCGGACGTGCAAGCTCTTCTATCCTTGGCAAAGATATACATGCAG ACCAATAGCTTGGACAGATGCGCTCAGAGTTGTACAGCTTTGCTGAACGCCGATCCAAACAACGAAGCTGCTTCGATAATGATGGCCGATCTTGCGTTCCGCAAGGTAGACTTTGACACCGCGGCGTACCATTTCAAGCAATTGTTGATGAAACAACCGATGTATTGGACTGCCCTGGCGAGGCTCATCGAGGTCTCTCGCAGAACAG GGAACATGGACGATCTGGAGGAGTGGCTCCACCGTGCAGAGTTAGAGTCGAGCGGGTCTAACTTGGCAGCTGGATACTACTATTGCGCCGGCTTACTGGATTGGCGTATGGGCAGATTAAACTCCGCGCTTCGTCAGTTTAATTTCGCGAGACGCGACCCCGAGTGGGGTCAACAGGCGATATATAACATGATCGAGATTTGTTTAGATCCGGACGACGATTCATCTCTGTCCAACGAAGTGTTCAACGACGAGGATTCCGAGTACCAAGACGCGAGAACGATGGCTTTGAAAACGGCCTACCGGTTGCTGCAG GAGTTGAATCCCAAAGGTAGTCCCCACGAAATGCTGACTCACAGGCTGCTGAGCAACTTCTTCCTGCTGACTACGAAGCAAAAGTCGAACATAGAGAAGGCTCTGCAGGACTGTACCGCGTTGGCCAGCCAAGAGGCATTGAGGGACCACGTGGGACCAGCCCTTGGGATGGCGATGGCTCACATTCTTCTGAAGCAAACGCCCAGGGCACGGAACCACCTCAAACGAGTCAGCAAGAACATATGGACCTTCGAGGACGCCGAGTATCTCGAACGCTGTTGGCTGTTGCTCGCCGACATTTACGTGCAATCGAACAAGTACGACCTGGCGAACGAGCTGCTGAAGAGGGTCCTGCAGCACAATGCCACCTGCGTCAGAGCCCACGAGCTGTCGGGTCATATCGCCGAGAAGGAGCAGAATTATAGGGAAGCCGCGCTGCAGTACTGTCAAGCTTGGAAGTACGGCGGCAAGTCTAAGCCCTCGGTAGCTTACAAATTGGCCTACTGTTCGATGAAGGCAAAAGCGTACGCGGAGGCTATCGACGCTTGCAACGAGATCCTAAAACAGAATCCCGACTATCCGCGCATTCGGAAGGACATTCTAGAGAAATGTATCAACAATTTACGCACCTAA
- the LOC143354688 gene encoding malate dehydrogenase, cytoplasmic: MQCWFYMKADINVGSERVQAVKIATSMYSRGDESDEVIVTHASQNKNDVLRVVVTDGCTDIALALIYRIFFDEIFGPDQLISLSVYEFQSRAVFLESVAIELTLCSPNLLHDVVYGYDASVAFKDADVVFCIGPAREYEFQEKEYNDPFFKEFVRVFKSYGEFIENYAKKNVRIIALGNTAATIISRLATTTPRENITSLSLFNWRIAAAHIAVRANCHPTHIKNIIVWGTNNKFCFTDCRYMYLTNGQPVTDELKIWLRSELSPIMQSILRRPSYVTSMAYALADHCKILWNGTPENEWTCMGVMSDHSYGIPAGMFFSYPVFCRDRRYEIVQGLVDDEYVATYLVDVSRLMIKDIQAALDVLAI; this comes from the exons ATGCAATGTTGGTTCTATATGAAGGCTGATATAAAcgttggtagcgaacgtgttcaAGCAGTGAAGATAGC TACGTCAATGTATTCTAGGGGCGACGAGAGCGACGAGGTCATCGTGACCCATGCGTCGCAAAACAAGAACGATGTCTTGCGAGTCGTCGTCACCGATGGATGCACCGATATCGCGCTCGCTCTCATCTATAGAATTTTCTTCGACGAGATATTCGGACCCGACCAGTTGATCTCTCTGAGCGTATACGAGTTCCAATCCAGAGCGGTGTTTCTGGAGAGCGTCGCTATCGAGCTCACTCTCTGCAGCCCTAATCTCCTGCACG ACGTTGTATATGGTTACGACGCATCGGTCGCGTTCAAGGACGCGGATGTAGTCTTCTGCATCGGTCCAGCGAGAGAGTACGAGTTTCAAGAGAAAGAGTATAACGACCCGTTCTTCAAGGAATTCGTTCGAGTCTTCAAGTCCTAC GGCGAGTTCATCGAGAACTACGCAAAGAAGAATGTAAGGATCATAGCGCTCGGGAACACCGCCGCCACCATAATTTCCCGCCTCGCGACAACCACCCCCAGGGAAAACATAACCTCGCTGTCGTTGTTTAATTGGCGGATAGCTGCCGCACAC ATCGCAGTTCGGGCGAATTGTCACCCAACGCACATCAAGAACATCATAGTGTGGGGCACAAACAACAAGTTCTGCTTCACAGATTGCAGGTACATGTACCTGACGAACGGTCAGCCCGTCACGGACGAGTTGAAGATCTGGCTGAGAAGCGAGCTTTCGCCG ATCATGCAAAGCATTCTACGCAGACCTAGCTACGTAACGTCCATGGCGTACGCGCTGGCCGACCACTGCAAAATTCTATGGAACGGCACCCCGGAAAATGAGTGGACCTGCATGGGGGTGATGTCCGATCATTCTTACGGCATCCCGGCCGGGATGTTCTTCTCTTATCCCGTCTTCTGCAGAGACAGGCGGTACGAGATCGTGCAG GGCCTAGTCGACGACGAATACGTCGCGACATATCTTGTGGACGTCAGCAGGCTAATGATAAAGGACATCCAAGCCGCTCTGGACGTGTTAGCGATCTGA